A region from the Canis aureus isolate CA01 chromosome 8, VMU_Caureus_v.1.0, whole genome shotgun sequence genome encodes:
- the MOSPD3 gene encoding motile sperm domain-containing protein 3, producing the protein MRRGAPQDQELVGAGAPGRGSRGAPPPSGLVPVLVFPPDLVFRADQRSGPRQLLTLYNPTGAALRFRVLCTAPAKYTVFDAEGYVKPQSCIDIVIRHVAPIPSHYDVQDRFRIELSEEGAEGRVVGRKDITSVLRAPAYPLELQGQPDPTPHPGPPSWTTPPTARHFPENRHPQLATSSFLLFLLTGIVSVAFLLLPLQDELGSQLPQILHVSLGQKLVAAYILGLLTMVFLRT; encoded by the exons ATGCGCCGTGGGGCGCCCCAGGACCAGGAGCTGGTGGGCGCGGGGGCTCCTgggcgggggtcccggggcgCCCCTCCTCCCTCGGGACTTGTCCCGGTCCTCGTCTTTCCCCCGGACCTAGTATTCAGGGCGGACCAGCGGAGTGGACCCCGGCAGCTGCTGACCCTCTATAACCCCACGGGAGCTGCGCTTCGCTTCCGAG TCCTGTGCACAGCACCTGCCAAATACACGGTGTTTGACGCAGAAGGATATGTGAAACCTCAGTCCTGCATTGACAT TGTGATTCGCCACGTGGCCCCCATTCCCAGCCACTATGACGTCCAGGACCGCTTCCGCATTGAGCTGTCTGAGGAGGGAGCTGAGGGTCGAGTGGTGGGGCGCAAGGACATCACCTCAGTTCTGAGGGCCCCAGCCTACCCACTTGAGCTCCAGGGACAGCCTGACCCAACACCCCACCCAGGGCCTCCTTCCTGGACAACACCACCCACGGCCAGACACTTCCCAGAGA ACCGCCACCCACAACTGGCCACcagctccttcctcctcttcctgctgaCTGGCATAGTCTCTGTGGCCTTCCTGCTGCTCCCGCTCCAGGACGAGCTCGGCAGCCAGCTGCCTCAAATCCTGCACGTCTCTCTGGGACAGAAGTTGGTGGCAGCCTACATCTTGG GACTCCTCACCATGGTGTTCCTTCGGACCTGA
- the TFR2 gene encoding transferrin receptor protein 2, whose amino-acid sequence MDRLWGLLQRTQRLSPRPSQTIYKRVEGTQQWRLEEEEEDGEEGAEPAVHFCPMELRGPDLGSRTGGQSLGLLAATGRRAAPYLILTALLIFTGAFLLGYVAFRGSCQACGDDVLVVSEDMNYEPGPDSHQGTLYWSDLQAMFLRLLGEGRLEDSIRQTSLRKRMAGSAGMAALAQDIREALSSQKLDHVWMDTHYVGLQFPDPAHPNTLHWIGAAAGTLGEPLPLEDHDVYCPYSATGNATGELVYAHYGRPEDLQDLRARGVEPAGRLLLVRLGEISFAQKVASAQDFGAQGVLIYPDPADFSQDPHKLGLSSHRAVYGHVHLGTGDPYTPGFPSFNQTQFPPVQSSGLPNIPAQPISADIASLLLRKLQGPVAPQKWQGRLLGSPYHLGPGPGLHLRVNNHRVSTPISNIFGCIEGRSEPDHYVVIGAQRDAWGPGAAKSAVGTAILLELVRTFSSMVSNGFQPRRSLLFISWDGGDFGSVGSTEWLEGYLSVLHLKAVVYVSLDNAVLGDDKFNAKTSPLLISLIENILKQVDSPNRSGQTLYEQVVFNNHSWDAEVIRPLPMDSSAYSFTAFAGVPAVEFSFTEDGQAYPFLHTKDDTYENLHRVLRGRLPAVAQAVAQLAGQLLIRLSHDHLLPLDFGRYGDVVLRHIGSLNEFSGDLKARGLTLQWVYSARGDYIRAAEKLRKEIYSSEESDERLMRMYNVRIMRVEFYFLSQYVSPADSPFRHIFLGRGDHTLGALLDHVRLLRSDGSGDPGASPSQVTPGLGFQESRFRRQLALLTWTLQGAANALSGDVWNIDNNF is encoded by the exons ATGGATCGACTTTGGGGTCTACTTCAGAGAACG caaAGGTTGTCCCCACGACCTTCTCAGACCATCTAcaagcgtgtggagggcacccagCAGTGGCGCCtcgaggaggaagaagaagacggggaggagggggctgagCCAGCAGTCCACTTCTGCCCCATGGAGCTCAGGGGCCCTGACCTGGGCTCTCGAACAGGGGGGCAAAGCCTCGGACTCTTGGCAGCAACAGGACGAAGGGCTGCCCCCTACCTCATCCTGACAGCCCTGCTGATCTTCACTGGGG CTTTCCTTCTGGGCTATGTGGCCTTCCGAGGGTCCTGCCAGGCGTGTGGGGATGACGTGTTGGTGGTCAGTGAGGACATGAACTATGAGCCAGGCCCAGACTCCCACCAGGGCACACTGTACTGGAGTGACCTCCAGGCCATGTTCCTGcggctcctgggggaggggcgcCTGGAGGACAGCATCAG GCAAACCAGCCTTCGGAAAAGGATGGCTGGCTCGGCTGGGATGGCGGCTCTGGCTCAAGACATCCGCGAGGCGCTCTCGAGCCAAAAGCTGGACCACGTGTGGATGGACACGCACTACGTGGGGCTGCAGTTTCCGGACCC GGCTCATCCCAATACCCTGCACTGGATCGGTGCGGCGGCCGGGACGCTCGGGGAGCCCCTGCCGCTGGAGGACCACGACGTCTACTGTCCCTACAGCGCCACGGGCAACGCCACG GGAGAGCTGGTGTACGCCCACTACGGGCGGCCGGAAGACCTGCAGGACCTGCGGGCCCGGGGCGTGGAGCCGGCGGGGCGCCTCCTGCTGGTGCGCTTGGGAGAGATCAGCTTCGCCCAGAAG GTGGCCAGTGCCCAAGACTTTGGGGCCCAAGGAGTGCTCATATACCCTGATCCAGCTGACTTCTCCCAGGATCCACACAAGCTCGGCCTGTCCAGCCACAGGGCTGTGTATGGACAT GTACACCTGGGAACTGGGGACCCCTACACGCCTGGCTTCCCTTCCTTTAATCAAACTCAGTTCCCCCCAGTGCAGTCCTCTGGCCTCCCTAACATCCCAGCCCAGCCTATCAGCGCGGACATTGCCTCCCTCCTGCTGAG GAAGCTCCAAGGCCCTGTGGCCCCCCAGAAATGGCAGGGGCGCCTCCTAGGCTCCCCTTATCacctgggccctgggccaggcTTGCACCTCAGAGTCAACAACCACAGGGTCTCCACCCCCATCAGCAACATCTTTGGCTGCATTGAGGGCCGCTCAGAGCCAG ATCACTATGTGGTCATTGGGGCCCAGAGGGATGCGTGGGGCCCAGGAGCGGCCAAGTCTGCTGTGGGGACAGCCATACTTCTGGAGCTGGTGCGGACTTTTTCCTCCATGGTGAGCAATG GCTTCCAGCCCCGCAGGAGTCTTCTTTTCATCAGCTGGGACGGAGGGGACTTCGGGAGTGTGGGCTCCACAGAGTGGCTGGAG GGCTACCTCAGCGTGCTGCATCTCAAAGCCGTGGTCTATGTGAGCCTGGACAATGCAGTGCTGG GAGACGACAAGTTCAATGCCAAGACCAGCCCCCTTCTGATCAGCCTCATAGAGAACATCCTGAAGCAG GTGGACTCTCCTAACCGCAGCGGGCAGACCCTCTATGAGCAGGTGGTGTTCAACAATCACAGCTGGGATGCTGAAGT GATCCGGCCACTGCCCATGGACAGCAGTGCCTATTCCTTCACGGCCTTTGCGGGGGTCCCTGCCGTCGAGTTCTCCTTCACGGAG GATGGCCAGGCGTACCCGTTCCTGCACACGAAGGACGACACGTATGAGAACCTACACAGGGTGCTGCGGGGCCGCCTGCCCGCCGTGGCCCAGGCTGTGGCCCAGCTCGCTGGGCAGCTCCTCATCCGTCTAAGCCACGATCACCTGCTGCCTCTGGACTTTGGCCGCTACGGGGACGTGGTCCTCAGGCACATCGGCAGCCTCAACGAGTTCTCTGGGGACCTGAAG GCCCGTGGGCTGACCCTCCAGTGGGTGTACTCGGCGCGAGGGGACTACATCCGGGCGGCCGAGAAGCTGCGAAAGGAGATCTACAGCTCGGAGGAGAGCGACGAGCGGCTGATGCGCATGTACAACGTGCGCATCATGCGG GTGGAGTTCTACTTCCTGTCCCAGTACGTGTCACCGGCCGACTCCCCGTTCCGCCACATTTTCCTGGGCCGCGGAGACCACACGCTGGGCGCGCTGCTAGACCACGTGCGGCTGCTGCGCTCGGATGGCTCCGGAGACCCTGGGGCCTCCCCCTCCCAGGTGACTCCGGGTCTGGGCTTCCAGGAGAGCCGCTTCCGACGCCAGCTGGCCCTGCTCACCTGGACGCTGCAGGGGGCCGCCAATGCACTTAGTGGGGACGTCTGGAACATCGATAACAACTTCtga
- the ACTL6B gene encoding actin-like protein 6B — protein sequence MSGGVYGGDEVGALVFDIGSFSVRAGYAGEDCPKADFPTTVGLLAAEEGGGLELEGEKEKKGKIFHIDTNALHVPRDGAEVMSPLKNGMIEDWECFRAILDHTYSKHVKSEPNLHPVLMSEAPWNTRAKREKLTELMFEQYNIPAFFLCKTAVLTAFANGRSTGLVLDSGATHTTAIPVHDGYVLQQGIVKSPLAGDFISMQCRELFQEMAIDIIPPYMIAAKEPVREGAPPNWKKKEKLPQVSKSWHNYMCNEVIQDFQASVLQVSDSPYDEQVAAQMPTVHYEMPNGYNTDYGAERLRIPEGLFDPSNVKGLSGNTMLGVGHVVTTSIGMCDIDIRPGLYGSVIVTGGNTLLQGFTDRLNRELSQKTPPSMRLKLIASNSTMERKFSPWIGGSILASLGTFQQMWISKQEYEEGGKQCVERKCP from the exons ATGAGCGGGGGCGTCTACGGCGGAG ATGAGGTGGGGGCGCTGGTCTTTGACATTGGCTCCTTCTCAGTCCGCGCTGGGTACGCTGGGGAGGACTGCCCCAAG GCTGACTTCCCCACCACGGTGGGGCTGCTGGCCGCGGAGGAGGGGGGCGGGCTGGAGctggagggggagaaagagaagaaagggaagatcTTCCACATCGACACCAACGCCCTGCATGTGCCTCGGGATGGAGCAGAGGTCATGTCGCCCCTCAAGAATGGCATGA TTGAGGACTGGGAATGCTTCCGCGCCATCCTGGATCACACCTACAGTAAACACGTCAAGTCCGAGCCCAACCTGCATCCAGTGCTCATGTCTGAGGCCCCG TGGAACACACGGGCCAAGCGGGAGAAGCTGACAGAGCTGATGTTCGAGCAATACAACATTCCTGCCTTCTTCTTATGCAAGACAGCTGTACTTACTGC CTTTGCAAACGGACGTTCCACGGGCCTAGTGCTGGACAGTGGGGCCACCCATACCACCGCCATCCCAGTACATGATGGCTACGTCCTACAGCAAG GCATTGTCAAGTCGCCCCTAGCAGGGGACTTCATCTCCATGCAGTGCCGGGAGCTCTTCCAGGAAATGGCCATTGACATCATTCCACCTTACATGATTGCTGCCAAG GAACCTGTACGGGAGGGCGCCCCTCCAAactggaagaagaaggagaagctcCCCCAGGTTTCCAAGTCCTGGCATAACTACATGTGCAAT gaggtGATCCAGGACTTCCAGGCCTCTGTGCTACAGGTCTCAGACTCTCCCTATGATGAGCA GGTGGCTGCGCAGATGCCCACGGTACACTATGAGATGCCCAATGGCTACAACACAGACTATGGTGCTGAACGGCTCCGCATTCCCGAGGGCCTGTTCGATCCCTCCAATGTCAAG GGCCTGTCGGGGAACACCATGTTGGGTGTGGGCCACGTGGTGACCACCAGCATAGGCATGTGTGACATCGACATTCGCCCG GGCTTGTATGGCAGTGTCATTGTCACCGGTGGAAATACCCTGCTCCAGGGCTTCACTGACAGGCTCAATCGGGAGCTTTCCCAGAAGACCCCACCG AGCATGCGGCTGAAGCTCATCGCCAGCAACAGCACCATGGAGCGCAAGTTCAGCCCCTGGATTGGgggctccatcttggcctcactg GGCACTTTCCAACAGATGTGGATCTCCAAGCAGGAATatgaggagggagggaagcagtgCGTGGAGCGGAAGTGCCCCTGA